Proteins from a single region of Deinococcus apachensis DSM 19763:
- a CDS encoding heme o synthase: MTVDRAVRPSPGTGAVQPLRATWRDYLALTKPKVISLLLWTTLTAMVMAARGWPGLGLLIVVSVAGYASAGSAGVFNMIIDRDIDLKMKRTATRPTTSGLISTRDAAIFGTALQVLSFAMLWFWATPLAAWMSLAGFLTYVVVYTRWLKRATWHNIVLGGAAGCFPPLVGWAAVTGNLNLFAWFLFAIIFFWTPVHFWALALMIKEEYREVGIPMLPVVYGDKLTVMQIGLYAIGTVGLSLMPALLGEVGWLYVLSALVLGALLLRDSWRLYRYVMAGNKVERRVALPLYLYSMLYLALLFVAGAADRALLG; encoded by the coding sequence ATGACCGTGGACCGGGCGGTACGTCCCTCCCCCGGGACAGGCGCGGTACAGCCCCTACGGGCCACCTGGCGCGATTACCTGGCGCTCACCAAGCCCAAGGTGATCAGCCTGCTGCTGTGGACCACCCTCACCGCGATGGTGATGGCGGCGCGCGGCTGGCCGGGGCTAGGACTGCTGATCGTGGTAAGCGTCGCGGGCTACGCCTCGGCGGGATCGGCGGGCGTGTTCAACATGATCATCGACCGCGACATCGACCTCAAGATGAAGCGCACGGCGACGCGGCCCACCACGAGCGGCCTGATCTCCACCCGCGACGCGGCGATTTTCGGCACTGCGCTGCAAGTGCTCTCGTTCGCGATGCTGTGGTTCTGGGCCACCCCGCTCGCGGCCTGGATGAGCCTGGCGGGCTTCCTGACTTACGTGGTCGTGTACACGCGCTGGCTCAAGCGGGCGACCTGGCACAACATCGTGCTGGGCGGGGCGGCGGGGTGCTTCCCCCCGCTGGTGGGCTGGGCCGCCGTGACGGGGAACCTCAACCTCTTCGCGTGGTTCCTCTTCGCCATCATCTTCTTCTGGACGCCCGTCCACTTCTGGGCACTTGCGCTGATGATCAAGGAAGAGTACCGCGAGGTCGGCATTCCCATGCTGCCGGTCGTGTACGGGGACAAGCTGACCGTCATGCAGATCGGCCTGTACGCCATCGGCACGGTGGGGCTGTCCCTGATGCCCGCGCTGCTGGGAGAGGTCGGCTGGCTGTACGTCCTGTCGGCGCTTGTGCTGGGGGCGCTGCTGCTGCGTGATTCCTGGCGGCTGTACCGGTACGTGATGGCCGGGAACAAGGTCGAGCGCCGGGTCGCGCTGCCGCTGTACCTGTACTCCATGCTGTACCTCGCCCTGCTGTTCGTGGCGGGAGCGGCCGACCGGGCACTCTTGGGCTGA
- a CDS encoding COX15/CtaA family protein, which produces MSSALTVPRSQAGAWLPRLAWAALIYNVLVILWGAVVRLTGAGAGCGDHWPLCNGVVLPQSPTLHTIIEFSHRLTSGASGLLALGLIALAFLTTPRRHPARLGAILTFLLILAEGLVGGVQVLLGLTADSTDPARGLVQGVHLANTFLLLGALLLTALWASGRPALKLRGQGRALGLIAFGLVLTLLLGMAGAVTALGDLLFAPAPGTPIDTVRRDFSATAGLIQNLRVIHPMLAILGSVYLVWMAGALRRLRPSAGVARWSLVLTGVIGLQVLAGFVNVALKAPAWMQLTHLGLACIMWLVTVLLSYEALTAPRRLESTAPAGVTA; this is translated from the coding sequence GTGAGCAGCGCACTGACGGTGCCCCGGTCCCAGGCGGGGGCGTGGCTGCCCCGGCTAGCCTGGGCGGCACTGATCTATAACGTGCTGGTGATTCTGTGGGGCGCGGTCGTGCGCCTGACAGGGGCAGGAGCGGGGTGCGGCGACCACTGGCCGCTATGTAACGGCGTGGTCCTGCCGCAGAGCCCGACCCTGCACACCATCATCGAATTCAGCCACCGCCTGACGAGCGGGGCGAGCGGCCTGCTGGCGCTGGGGCTGATCGCGCTGGCCTTCCTCACGACTCCGAGGCGCCACCCGGCGCGGCTGGGCGCCATCCTGACTTTCCTCCTCATCCTGGCTGAGGGGCTGGTCGGCGGCGTGCAGGTGCTGCTGGGCCTGACCGCCGACTCGACGGACCCGGCGCGCGGCCTGGTGCAGGGCGTTCACCTGGCGAACACCTTCCTGCTGCTGGGGGCACTGCTGCTCACGGCGCTGTGGGCGTCGGGGCGTCCAGCGCTCAAGCTGCGGGGACAGGGGCGCGCGCTGGGGTTGATCGCCTTCGGGCTGGTCCTCACCCTGCTGCTGGGCATGGCGGGGGCCGTGACGGCGCTCGGGGACCTCTTGTTCGCGCCCGCGCCCGGCACCCCCATCGACACGGTGCGGCGCGACTTCTCGGCGACCGCCGGGCTGATTCAGAATCTGCGCGTGATCCATCCCATGCTCGCTATTCTGGGCAGCGTCTATCTGGTCTGGATGGCGGGGGCGCTCCGGCGCCTGCGGCCCTCGGCGGGGGTCGCCCGCTGGAGTCTGGTGCTGACGGGCGTCATCGGGCTTCAGGTCCTCGCGGGCTTCGTGAACGTGGCGCTCAAGGCCCCGGCCTGGATGCAGCTCACGCACCTGGGGCTGGCGTGCATCATGTGGCTCGTGACCGTGCTGCTCAGCTATGAAGCCCTGACGGCTCCCCGCCGCCTGGAGTCCACCGCCCCGGCAGGGGTGACGGCATGA
- a CDS encoding DUF420 domain-containing protein — MAAIINQWAVITIVLSGIALTVGVFLIRSGNREAHMRAMLIASGLATLFLVLYLTRLGLGYEKKYVGPEQWRGAYFFLLISHILLAALNLPLALLALWNAWKGLRAAGNLGNIGAPAARPFFNRHRAWVRWTVPVWLYVAATGWIIYLVLGRYGEVVKG; from the coding sequence GTGGCGGCCATTATCAACCAGTGGGCAGTGATCACCATCGTCCTGAGCGGCATCGCGCTGACGGTCGGGGTGTTCCTGATTCGGAGCGGCAACCGCGAGGCGCATATGCGCGCCATGCTGATCGCCAGCGGCCTGGCGACCCTCTTCCTCGTCCTGTACCTCACCCGGCTGGGGCTGGGGTACGAGAAGAAGTACGTCGGGCCGGAGCAGTGGCGCGGGGCGTATTTCTTCCTGCTGATCAGCCACATCCTCCTGGCGGCGCTGAACCTCCCGCTCGCGCTCCTGGCGCTGTGGAACGCCTGGAAGGGCCTGCGGGCCGCCGGGAACCTGGGCAACATCGGCGCCCCCGCCGCGCGTCCCTTCTTCAATCGGCACCGCGCCTGGGTGCGCTGGACGGTGCCCGTCTGGCTGTATGTGGCCGCGACGGGCTGGATCATCTACCTCGTGCTGGGGCGGTACGGCGAGGTTGTGAAGGGGTGA
- the panB gene encoding 3-methyl-2-oxobutanoate hydroxymethyltransferase: protein MKRSVPDLLHAQQPLVMVTAYDYPGGRHAEGAGVDLILVGDSLGNVVLGYDSTAPVTLDDMIHHARAVRRGAKGTFLVVDLPFGTYHTGVTDAMRSAVRVIQETGADAVKMEGATPEVLEVVAVLGRNGIPVMGHVGLMPQTATAQGGLKVQGRDEEGARRTLEGALALEAAGAFAVVLEAIPARLARLITERLRIPTIGIGAGAYCRGQVLVYHDLLGLYEGDEKKLAKRYAELGKGAREAIAAYAHEVRAREFPTKEQSFVMKDEVLGKLY from the coding sequence ATGAAACGCAGCGTTCCCGACCTCCTGCACGCCCAGCAGCCGCTGGTGATGGTCACCGCCTACGACTACCCGGGCGGGCGGCACGCCGAGGGGGCGGGGGTGGACCTGATCCTGGTGGGCGACAGCCTGGGGAACGTGGTGCTGGGCTACGACTCGACCGCACCGGTCACGCTCGACGACATGATCCACCACGCACGGGCGGTGCGGCGGGGGGCGAAGGGCACCTTCCTGGTCGTGGACCTGCCCTTCGGCACCTACCACACCGGGGTGACGGACGCGATGCGGAGCGCCGTGCGCGTGATTCAGGAGACGGGCGCCGACGCGGTCAAGATGGAGGGCGCGACCCCCGAGGTGCTGGAGGTCGTCGCCGTGCTGGGCCGCAACGGCATCCCCGTGATGGGCCACGTCGGCCTGATGCCCCAGACGGCGACCGCGCAGGGCGGTCTGAAGGTGCAGGGCCGGGACGAGGAGGGCGCCCGCCGCACCCTGGAGGGGGCGCTCGCGCTGGAGGCCGCCGGGGCCTTCGCCGTGGTGCTGGAGGCGATTCCCGCCCGGCTGGCCCGGCTGATCACCGAGCGGCTCCGCATCCCGACCATCGGCATCGGCGCGGGGGCCTACTGCCGGGGCCAGGTGCTCGTGTACCACGACCTGCTGGGCCTGTACGAGGGCGACGAGAAGAAGCTCGCCAAGCGGTATGCGGAGCTGGGCAAGGGGGCGCGTGAGGCCATCGCCGCCTACGCCCACGAGGTGCGCGCCCGCGAGTTTCCGACGAAGGAGCAGAGCTTCGTGATGAAGGACGAGGTGCTGGGCAAGCTGTACTGA
- a CDS encoding GGDEF domain-containing protein, with protein MTPGPLRPEDLPAPVTRLYFGAVVPLIAAILVWGAVVPLADLSVPTLVFAALLLLTAAAYLLLPRRWEWPLRLIAAGTQVLFVAALALLGLGVRGDEQALHTLLLVAPFTQLVWSLLFFDRPTVGRALGLALAVAATLLVIRWDHTSPQPEPGTAPLLLAVCLMAQVFGWAFVNLQRRVIAGERTARRDPLTGLLNRRAFEEASAAPGPPGVLAVLDIDHFKVVNDRHGHETGDNVLRAVAEVLVTLVDPYGQVYRWGGEEFVVCLPGAYAPSAHLLMGRVRREVAGRTLVDGPAVTLSIGLGAYAVGQSPRQAFASADTALLAAKNAGRNRIVTAPAT; from the coding sequence ATGACGCCCGGCCCGCTCCGACCGGAAGACCTGCCCGCGCCGGTCACCCGCCTGTATTTCGGGGCGGTGGTGCCCCTGATTGCGGCGATTCTGGTGTGGGGGGCGGTGGTGCCGCTGGCCGACCTGAGCGTGCCGACGCTGGTGTTCGCGGCCCTGCTGCTCCTGACCGCCGCCGCCTACCTGCTGCTGCCCAGGCGCTGGGAATGGCCGCTGCGTCTGATCGCAGCGGGCACCCAGGTGCTGTTCGTGGCCGCCCTGGCGCTCCTGGGGCTGGGCGTTCGCGGTGACGAGCAGGCGCTTCACACCCTGCTCCTCGTCGCGCCGTTCACCCAGCTCGTCTGGAGCCTGCTGTTTTTCGACCGCCCCACCGTGGGCCGTGCCCTGGGGCTGGCCCTGGCCGTCGCTGCCACCCTGCTCGTCATCCGCTGGGACCACACCAGTCCCCAACCCGAGCCCGGAACCGCACCCCTCCTGCTGGCCGTCTGCCTGATGGCCCAGGTGTTCGGCTGGGCCTTTGTGAACCTTCAGCGGCGCGTCATCGCGGGGGAACGCACGGCCCGGCGCGACCCCCTCACGGGGCTGCTCAACCGCCGGGCCTTTGAGGAGGCCAGCGCCGCCCCCGGCCCCCCGGGCGTGCTGGCCGTCCTCGACATCGACCACTTCAAGGTCGTGAACGACCGCCACGGCCACGAGACGGGCGACAACGTGCTGCGGGCCGTCGCTGAGGTGCTGGTGACCCTGGTGGACCCCTACGGGCAGGTGTACCGCTGGGGCGGCGAGGAATTCGTCGTGTGCCTGCCCGGCGCCTACGCTCCCAGCGCCCACCTGCTGATGGGGCGGGTCCGGCGCGAGGTGGCGGGACGCACCCTGGTGGACGGCCCGGCCGTCACCCTCAGCATCGGCCTGGGGGCCTACGCGGTGGGCCAGTCCCCGCGCCAGGCTTTCGCCAGCGCCGACACCGCCCTGCTCGCCGCCAAGAACGCCGGGCGCAACCGCATCGTGACGGCGCCCGCGACGTAG
- a CDS encoding sigma 54-interacting transcriptional regulator, with protein sequence MTAVQGQVKARTLGELLQTPEYAGRTPFDGRVRTVQDEVRENLTRKLRNGEELFPGVVGYDETVIPQLTNALLARQNFILLGLRGQAKSRILRAITGLLDDFVPVIDGVDMPDDPLNPIGAEGRHLLEAHGLELPIRWLPRADRYVEKLATPDVTVADLIGDVDPIKAARLGTSLGDTRSMHFGLLPRANRGIFAVNELADLAPKVQVALFNILQEGDVQIKGYPIRLELDVMLVFSANPEDYTARGKIVTPLKDRIGSEIRTHYPTDVRLGMDITAQEAVRAEGVLVPEFISELIEEIAFQAREDGRVDKMSGVSQRLPISLMEVASANAERRALVSGDVSVVRVSDVYAGLPAITGKLELEYEGELKGADVVARDVIRKAAGAVYARRYASFDTRALEKWFEDGNVFRFPQSGDASAAMRSTKTVPGLTEIAAQVAASGDDAVRASAAEFVLEGLYGRKKLSRAEETYAAPEPEVRQQRGGRWN encoded by the coding sequence ATGACTGCCGTACAGGGACAGGTGAAGGCCAGGACGCTCGGGGAACTCCTTCAGACGCCGGAATACGCGGGCCGCACGCCCTTCGACGGCCGGGTGCGGACGGTGCAGGACGAGGTACGCGAGAACCTGACGCGCAAGCTGCGAAACGGGGAGGAACTGTTTCCCGGCGTGGTCGGCTACGACGAAACCGTCATCCCGCAACTGACGAACGCGCTGCTGGCGCGCCAGAACTTCATCCTGCTGGGACTGCGCGGGCAGGCCAAGAGCCGCATCCTGCGCGCGATCACCGGGCTGCTCGACGACTTCGTGCCCGTGATCGACGGGGTGGACATGCCCGACGATCCCCTCAACCCCATCGGGGCCGAGGGGCGTCACCTGCTGGAAGCCCACGGGCTGGAACTGCCCATCCGCTGGCTGCCGCGCGCCGACCGCTATGTGGAGAAGCTCGCCACCCCGGACGTGACGGTGGCCGACCTGATCGGCGACGTGGACCCCATCAAGGCCGCCCGGCTGGGCACCTCGCTGGGTGACACCCGCTCCATGCACTTCGGGCTGCTGCCGCGCGCCAACCGGGGCATCTTCGCGGTGAACGAGCTGGCCGACCTCGCACCCAAGGTGCAGGTGGCCCTCTTCAACATCCTTCAGGAGGGGGACGTGCAGATCAAGGGCTACCCCATCCGGCTGGAACTCGACGTGATGCTGGTCTTCTCGGCCAACCCCGAGGACTACACGGCGCGCGGCAAGATCGTCACGCCCCTCAAGGACCGCATCGGCAGTGAGATTCGCACCCACTACCCCACCGACGTGCGGCTGGGCATGGACATCACCGCGCAGGAGGCCGTGCGGGCGGAAGGTGTCCTCGTGCCCGAGTTCATCTCGGAGCTGATCGAGGAGATCGCCTTCCAGGCGCGTGAGGACGGCCGGGTGGACAAGATGAGCGGCGTGTCCCAGCGCCTCCCGATCTCGCTGATGGAAGTCGCGTCCGCGAACGCCGAGCGCCGCGCCCTGGTTTCCGGGGACGTGTCGGTCGTGCGCGTCAGCGACGTGTACGCGGGCCTGCCCGCGATCACGGGCAAGCTGGAGCTGGAGTACGAGGGAGAACTCAAGGGCGCGGACGTGGTCGCCCGCGACGTGATCCGCAAGGCCGCCGGGGCGGTGTACGCGCGCCGCTACGCGAGCTTCGACACCCGCGCTCTGGAAAAGTGGTTCGAGGACGGCAACGTGTTCCGCTTCCCGCAGTCCGGGGACGCCTCGGCGGCGATGCGGTCCACCAAGACGGTGCCCGGCCTGACGGAGATCGCCGCCCAGGTCGCGGCCAGTGGTGACGACGCCGTGCGCGCCTCCGCCGCCGAGTTCGTGCTGGAGGGCCTGTACGGCCGCAAGAAGCTCAGCCGGGCCGAGGAGACCTACGCCGCCCCCGAGCCCGAGGTGCGCCAGCAGCGCGGCGGACGCTGGAACTGA
- the gatB gene encoding Asp-tRNA(Asn)/Glu-tRNA(Gln) amidotransferase subunit GatB produces the protein MYRAVIGLEVHLQLRTRSKLFSACPADYHGADPNTYTDPLTLGLPGTLPTLNREAVDLALMFGLALNCDVSGFTQFHRKNYFYPDSPKNFQLSQYDRPIARDGYLDVPLEDGSVGRVRIKRAHLEDDAGKLIHPTYAPYSLLDLNRAGSPLIEMVTEADLTGPGQARAFLEAVQAIAQSLGVSDATPEEGKMRCDVNLSLHKPGEPWGTKVEVKNLNSFRSVARAIEFETARQTRVLSAGGRITQDTLGWDEGGQKTFVMRTKEGEADYRYFPEPDLPPLDITPEWVERVRARMPELPAGKRERYLAAGVRAGDAETLSLNVPLSRFYDEALASAPAPDAQRLANWLLTDVVGFLAAQEQTIRDAALRPAHLAALVRLIDAGTISGRVAKDLLPEVMAGEDPERLVRERGLSVVTDTGAIDAAIDAAMQADPATVEKVRAGNAKAMNALFGPVMRATGGQAKPEVVRERLRAKLGL, from the coding sequence ATGTACCGCGCCGTCATCGGGCTGGAAGTTCACCTGCAACTGCGAACGCGCTCCAAGCTCTTCAGCGCGTGCCCGGCGGACTACCACGGCGCCGACCCGAACACCTACACCGACCCCCTCACCCTGGGGCTGCCCGGCACGCTCCCGACGCTGAACCGGGAGGCCGTGGACCTCGCGCTGATGTTCGGCCTCGCGCTGAACTGCGACGTGTCGGGCTTCACCCAGTTTCACCGCAAGAACTACTTCTACCCGGACTCGCCCAAGAACTTCCAGCTCTCGCAGTACGACCGCCCCATCGCCCGGGACGGGTATCTGGACGTGCCCCTGGAGGACGGCTCGGTGGGTCGCGTCCGCATCAAGCGCGCCCACCTGGAGGACGACGCGGGCAAGCTGATCCACCCCACGTACGCGCCCTACTCCCTGCTCGACCTCAACCGCGCGGGGTCACCGCTGATCGAGATGGTGACCGAGGCGGACCTCACGGGACCCGGGCAGGCCCGCGCCTTTTTGGAGGCGGTGCAGGCCATCGCCCAGTCGCTCGGGGTGTCCGACGCCACGCCCGAGGAGGGCAAGATGCGCTGCGACGTGAACCTCAGCCTGCACAAACCCGGCGAGCCCTGGGGCACCAAGGTGGAAGTGAAAAACCTCAACTCCTTCCGCTCGGTCGCCCGCGCCATCGAGTTCGAGACGGCCCGGCAGACGCGGGTGCTGAGTGCGGGGGGGCGGATCACCCAGGACACCCTGGGCTGGGACGAGGGCGGCCAGAAGACCTTCGTCATGCGGACGAAGGAGGGCGAGGCCGACTACCGCTACTTCCCCGAGCCGGACCTGCCGCCCCTGGACATCACGCCCGAGTGGGTCGAGCGCGTCCGGGCGCGGATGCCCGAACTGCCCGCGGGGAAGCGGGAGCGCTACCTGGCGGCGGGGGTGCGTGCCGGGGACGCCGAGACGCTCAGCCTGAACGTGCCCCTCTCGCGCTTCTACGACGAGGCGCTGGCGAGTGCGCCCGCCCCGGATGCCCAGAGGCTCGCCAACTGGCTCCTGACCGACGTGGTGGGCTTCCTCGCCGCCCAGGAGCAGACCATCCGGGACGCGGCCCTGCGCCCCGCCCACCTCGCCGCCCTGGTCCGCCTGATCGACGCGGGCACGATCAGCGGCCGGGTCGCCAAGGACCTCCTCCCCGAGGTGATGGCCGGGGAGGACCCCGAGCGGCTGGTGCGGGAACGCGGGCTGAGCGTGGTGACCGACACCGGGGCCATCGACGCCGCCATCGACGCGGCCATGCAGGCGGACCCTGCCACGGTGGAAAAGGTGCGCGCGGGCAACGCCAAGGCCATGAACGCCCTCTTCGGCCCGGTGATGAGGGCCACGGGCGGCCAGGCCAAGCCCGAGGTCGTCCGCGAGCGCCTGCGGGCGAAGCTGGGGCTGTGA
- a CDS encoding YqhA family protein: MTRTRSQTGNEPSRREWFSEVIGRTRFVVLIAVIAVLLVAFSLFLQGTLLALTTIYETWRGTFDDGIGSQSGTLAVEFLEVVSTMLKAVVFYIIGVGLYSLFITPLNLTSALGVESLSDLEQKIISVVIVILGVTFLEHFIRWEEPLETLYFAGAFALAGGALVLFQRVHRGRGGDLGQPEAKLRARRELFEHDTEQRHIGEGDVRRAERATEAKVEGQVEAGEGSE; the protein is encoded by the coding sequence GTGACCCGGACCCGTTCCCAGACTGGCAATGAGCCCTCCAGGCGCGAGTGGTTCAGCGAGGTGATCGGCCGCACCCGCTTCGTGGTGCTGATCGCCGTGATCGCGGTGCTGCTGGTGGCCTTCAGCCTCTTTCTCCAGGGCACCCTGCTCGCGCTGACCACAATCTACGAGACCTGGCGGGGCACGTTCGACGACGGCATCGGCAGCCAGTCGGGCACGCTCGCGGTGGAGTTCCTGGAGGTGGTCAGCACCATGCTCAAGGCGGTGGTGTTCTACATCATTGGCGTGGGGCTGTACTCGCTCTTCATCACGCCGCTCAACCTCACCTCGGCGCTGGGGGTGGAGAGCCTCTCGGACCTGGAGCAGAAGATCATCTCGGTCGTGATCGTGATCCTGGGCGTGACTTTCCTGGAACACTTCATCCGCTGGGAGGAGCCGCTGGAGACGCTGTACTTCGCCGGGGCCTTCGCGCTGGCGGGGGGGGCGCTGGTGTTGTTCCAGCGGGTCCACCGGGGCCGGGGGGGCGACCTCGGGCAGCCCGAGGCCAAGCTGCGCGCCCGGCGCGAGCTGTTCGAACACGACACCGAGCAGCGCCACATTGGCGAGGGGGACGTGCGGCGGGCCGAGCGCGCGACCGAGGCGAAGGTCGAGGGCCAGGTCGAGGCCGGGGAGGGCAGCGAGTAG
- a CDS encoding response regulator, which produces MTPGAAGNPQRILVIEDSLADALLLELALQEVAPDVQVDIVHDGEAALPAFQAPPTPDLVLLDLHLPRVDSLELLAHLRAQAGPRVRLVLWSSLAQPREVETAYASGATAYVEKPVGQDDLRRLAEKLLSL; this is translated from the coding sequence ATGACTCCAGGCGCCGCCGGGAACCCGCAGCGCATCCTGGTGATCGAGGACTCCCTGGCGGACGCCCTGCTGCTGGAGTTGGCCCTTCAGGAGGTCGCCCCGGACGTGCAGGTGGACATCGTGCATGACGGCGAGGCGGCGCTGCCCGCCTTTCAGGCGCCGCCCACGCCGGACCTGGTGCTGCTGGACCTGCACCTGCCGCGGGTGGACAGCCTGGAACTGCTCGCCCACCTGCGGGCACAGGCTGGCCCCCGGGTTCGCCTGGTGCTATGGAGCAGCCTGGCCCAGCCGCGCGAGGTCGAGACGGCCTACGCCTCGGGGGCCACAGCGTATGTGGAAAAACCGGTGGGGCAGGACGACCTGCGCCGGCTGGCGGAGAAACTGCTCAGCCTGTAG
- a CDS encoding response regulator — MTRPLRILLIDDSNMDRHLAEEVFAEYADRCTVTTASSGQAALDAMLAPDAELPDVVLLDINMPGMSGFEVLTAMKGHPRLVRIPVVMLTTSNHDQDVRQAYTLHASSYLIKSVNFRDFVSQVEGFLEFWTRARLTSWPEITSS; from the coding sequence ATGACCCGTCCCCTGCGTATTCTTCTCATCGACGACAGCAACATGGACCGCCACCTCGCCGAGGAGGTGTTCGCCGAGTACGCCGACCGCTGCACGGTGACCACGGCGTCCAGCGGTCAGGCGGCCCTGGACGCCATGCTCGCCCCGGATGCCGAGCTACCCGACGTGGTGCTGCTCGACATCAACATGCCCGGCATGTCGGGCTTCGAGGTGCTGACGGCCATGAAGGGCCACCCGCGCCTGGTCCGGATTCCGGTGGTGATGCTGACCACCTCCAACCACGACCAGGACGTGCGGCAGGCGTACACGCTGCACGCCAGCTCCTATCTGATCAAGTCGGTGAATTTCCGGGATTTTGTCTCCCAGGTCGAGGGCTTTCTGGAGTTCTGGACCCGGGCGCGCCTCACAAGCTGGCCGGAGATAACCTCTTCCTGA
- the glcF gene encoding glycolate oxidase subunit GlcF, which yields MNHDIPTQDIGPQGEVMAHAVDACVHCGFCLPACPTYALLGDEMDSPRGRIVLMKEVLEGELPLEDAAPHLDRCLGCQACVSACPSGVPYGELITSFRGWSEPRRERSPFDRAKRAAILKVLPAPKVFSLAARAGQYTKPLAPLLPAALRAPLDLLPEHVPAMQPSPRVTPARGRRRGRVACLAGCAQQALAPNFNAATLRVLARNGIEVVIPEGQGCCGAAALHTGARDEALRLVRRNLAAFDPDEYDAILSNAAGCGAGLKEYPVVLHGLPDEEQARAFAAKVQDISEFLAGLLREGDLDPPMPTSRPLTVAYHDACHLAHAQKIRLAPRELLRSIPGVTVAEVPEGDLCCGSAGTYNLEQPLLANELGVRKAKNILSTRPDLIVSGNIGCHTQIQSHVRRSGSRVPVLHTVELLDLAYRGEL from the coding sequence GTGAACCACGACATTCCCACACAGGACATCGGGCCGCAGGGCGAGGTGATGGCGCACGCGGTGGACGCCTGCGTGCATTGCGGCTTCTGCCTGCCCGCCTGCCCCACCTACGCCCTCCTGGGTGACGAGATGGACTCCCCACGCGGGCGCATCGTCCTGATGAAGGAGGTGCTGGAGGGGGAGTTGCCCCTTGAGGACGCCGCCCCACACCTTGACCGTTGCCTGGGGTGCCAGGCCTGTGTCTCTGCCTGCCCCAGCGGGGTGCCCTACGGCGAACTCATCACCAGTTTTCGCGGCTGGAGCGAGCCACGGCGGGAGCGGAGCCCATTCGACCGGGCGAAACGCGCGGCGATCCTCAAAGTCCTCCCCGCCCCGAAGGTCTTCAGCCTGGCTGCCCGCGCCGGGCAGTACACCAAGCCCCTCGCACCCCTGCTGCCCGCCGCGCTGCGGGCGCCCCTGGACCTCCTGCCCGAGCACGTTCCCGCCATGCAGCCCAGCCCGAGGGTGACTCCGGCGCGGGGAAGGCGGCGGGGCCGCGTGGCCTGCCTCGCCGGGTGTGCCCAGCAGGCCCTGGCCCCCAACTTCAACGCCGCCACCCTGCGGGTTCTCGCCCGCAACGGCATTGAAGTCGTGATCCCCGAAGGCCAGGGCTGCTGCGGCGCCGCTGCGCTCCACACCGGGGCGCGGGACGAGGCGCTGCGGCTGGTCCGCCGGAACCTCGCCGCCTTCGACCCCGACGAGTACGACGCGATCCTCTCCAACGCGGCGGGCTGCGGGGCCGGGCTGAAGGAGTACCCGGTCGTCCTGCACGGCCTGCCCGACGAGGAGCAGGCGCGGGCCTTTGCCGCGAAGGTGCAGGACATCTCCGAGTTCCTGGCGGGGCTGCTGCGGGAGGGGGATCTCGACCCCCCCATGCCCACCTCGCGGCCCCTCACCGTCGCCTACCACGACGCCTGCCACCTGGCCCACGCGCAGAAAATCCGGCTGGCCCCCCGCGAACTCCTGCGGAGCATCCCCGGCGTGACCGTCGCCGAGGTGCCCGAGGGCGACCTGTGCTGCGGCTCAGCGGGCACGTACAACCTGGAACAGCCCCTGCTGGCGAACGAGCTGGGAGTCAGGAAGGCGAAGAACATCCTCTCGACCAGGCCCGACCTGATCGTGAGCGGCAACATCGGTTGCCACACCCAGATTCAGAGCCACGTGCGCCGGTCGGGGAGCCGGGTGCCCGTCTTGCACACGGTCGAGCTGCTCGATCTGGCGTACCGGGGGGAGCTGTGA